Proteins encoded within one genomic window of Dermatophilus congolensis:
- the ulaG gene encoding L-ascorbate 6-phosphate lactonase: MSKIDEITREKWILGAFPEWGTWLNEEIDNTHVEPGTVSMWWIGCTGIWLKTENGTNIATDLWFGNGKRTQKVTEMKPYHQMRNMTGGRALQPNLRAAPIVYDPFAVTQVDAVLATHIHQDHIDPFFAAAVLKNCSPDVPFIGPQGCADLWISWGVPEERITVVKPGDTVQIKDVEIVMLDSFDRTVLVTSSEDLEGIVPTMDDKAVNYLFKTPAGNIYHSGDSHYSIRYAKHGKDHHIDVALGSYGENPIGNQDKMTSVDILRMAEALGTKVVIPFHHDVWTNFKADPMEILMLWRYKKDVLQYQFKPFLWEVGGKFTYPTDKDKIQYHYRRGFEDCFTEEQNVPFPSIL, translated from the coding sequence ATGAGCAAAATCGACGAAATCACCCGCGAAAAATGGATCCTCGGAGCATTTCCCGAATGGGGAACCTGGCTCAACGAAGAAATCGACAACACCCACGTCGAACCAGGCACCGTCAGCATGTGGTGGATCGGATGCACCGGCATCTGGCTCAAAACCGAAAACGGCACCAACATCGCCACCGACCTATGGTTCGGCAACGGCAAACGCACCCAAAAAGTCACCGAAATGAAGCCCTACCACCAAATGCGCAACATGACCGGTGGCCGAGCACTCCAACCCAACCTGCGCGCAGCGCCAATCGTCTACGACCCCTTCGCCGTAACCCAAGTCGACGCCGTCCTAGCCACCCACATCCACCAAGACCACATCGACCCCTTCTTCGCCGCAGCAGTCCTGAAAAACTGCTCGCCCGACGTGCCCTTCATCGGACCACAAGGCTGCGCCGACCTCTGGATCTCATGGGGTGTTCCAGAAGAACGCATCACCGTCGTCAAACCCGGTGACACCGTACAAATCAAAGACGTCGAGATCGTCATGCTCGACTCCTTCGACCGCACCGTCCTAGTCACCTCCTCCGAAGACCTCGAAGGCATCGTCCCCACCATGGACGACAAAGCAGTCAACTACCTATTCAAAACCCCCGCCGGGAACATCTACCACAGCGGCGACTCGCACTACTCCATCCGCTACGCCAAGCACGGAAAAGACCACCACATCGACGTAGCCCTAGGCTCCTACGGCGAAAACCCCATCGGGAACCAAGACAAGATGACCTCCGTGGACATCCTGCGCATGGCCGAAGCCCTCGGCACCAAAGTGGTCATCCCGTTCCACCACGACGTATGGACCAACTTCAAAGCCGACCCCATGGAAATCCTCATGCTGTGGCGCTACAAGAAAGACGTCCTGCAATACCAGTTCAAACCATTCCTCTGGGAAGTCGGCGGCAAATTCACCTACCCCACCGACAAAGACAAAATCCAATACCACTACCGCCGCGGCTTCGAAGACTGCTTCACCGAAGAACAAAACGTTCCCTTCCCCTCAATCCTCTAA
- a CDS encoding molybdopterin-dependent oxidoreductase: protein MSSRHVSHWGVYDAHRSPDGTDIESVTPWSEDTAPSALLGNVPGSVTRPSRVQRPAVRRRWWEHGPGPDRERGRAGSDQDWITPGWDEVLDRLADELRRVYRDHGAQAVFGGSYGWASAGRFHHAQSQLHRFLNTLGGYTRGVNTYSTGASEVLFPHILTDESALAQFASTWDVVAEHTETLIAFGGVPVKNTGIDAGGAGDHPTGQALDALHSRGANLVVVSPLRDDLPGARWVPISPGTDTALMLAMTHVLLEENLADSEFLEKYCSGADTYANYILGRSDGEPKSARWAEEITGIKAEEIQALARLAAQTRTLVTVSWSLQRARHGEQPMWAALALAAHLGQIGLPGGGFASGYGSMNKPGCSPTPLRFPALPQGQNPVGEFIPVAKISDLLLHPGEEFTYDGGTYTYPDIRLVWWAGGNPFHHHQDLGRLTNAFTRPDTIIVSDPYWTSTARHADIVLPSTTTFERDDIGGARSGARLTPMRALVSRYCEARDDYDIYSALAERLEVGEVFTENRDAQEWLRHLYGIFEQDVTQGRITPPGMEVPELPSFEEFWDGEGIDLPRLGPIVAFEDFRTDPVENPLPTPSGRIELTSETIAALELPDCPGHPTWLAPTEYLGANYANTFPLLLLANQPAARLHSQLDDGATSVASKVAGREPIRLNPADAAARGIDTGDVVLVSNDRGACLAGAILSDAVRQNVVQLSTGAWFDPYDPQVHGPEAGQAGLRVGTCVHGNPNVLTADVATSGLSQGCTGQHVLVEVVRWDGPVPEVSVHEAPC from the coding sequence ATGAGTTCCCGCCATGTCTCCCACTGGGGTGTGTACGACGCCCACCGTTCCCCCGATGGAACTGACATCGAATCTGTTACCCCCTGGTCCGAGGACACAGCACCATCTGCTCTGCTAGGGAACGTGCCAGGCTCGGTCACGCGCCCCTCGCGCGTGCAGCGCCCCGCGGTACGCCGCCGCTGGTGGGAACACGGCCCAGGCCCCGACCGCGAGCGAGGCCGGGCTGGCTCCGATCAGGACTGGATCACTCCAGGGTGGGATGAGGTGCTTGATCGCCTCGCCGATGAGCTGCGTCGTGTCTACCGTGACCATGGTGCACAGGCAGTGTTTGGGGGCTCCTATGGCTGGGCGAGCGCAGGGCGTTTTCATCACGCGCAGAGTCAGCTTCACCGTTTTCTCAACACGCTGGGCGGGTACACGCGGGGCGTTAATACATATTCCACTGGAGCATCAGAGGTCCTTTTCCCGCACATCCTTACGGACGAGTCTGCCCTGGCGCAGTTCGCGAGCACGTGGGATGTCGTCGCTGAGCACACAGAAACGCTCATCGCTTTTGGCGGGGTGCCAGTAAAGAACACTGGAATTGATGCAGGGGGTGCAGGTGATCACCCCACTGGGCAAGCACTTGATGCTTTGCATTCGCGTGGCGCGAACCTTGTTGTTGTTTCACCGCTGCGCGATGACCTACCTGGAGCGCGCTGGGTTCCTATTTCTCCGGGAACAGACACGGCCCTCATGCTCGCGATGACCCACGTTCTGCTCGAAGAGAATCTCGCTGACAGCGAATTTCTGGAGAAGTACTGCTCGGGCGCGGACACATACGCCAACTACATCCTTGGCCGCAGCGATGGCGAACCGAAATCTGCGCGCTGGGCCGAAGAAATCACGGGGATTAAGGCTGAAGAAATTCAAGCCTTGGCACGCTTGGCCGCTCAGACGCGCACACTCGTGACGGTTTCATGGTCTTTGCAACGAGCTCGCCATGGCGAACAACCCATGTGGGCTGCGTTGGCGCTTGCAGCTCATTTGGGGCAAATCGGTCTGCCTGGTGGTGGGTTCGCAAGTGGCTATGGATCGATGAATAAGCCTGGCTGCTCTCCTACACCGCTGCGGTTCCCGGCTTTGCCTCAAGGGCAGAACCCTGTGGGTGAGTTCATCCCGGTTGCCAAGATCAGTGACCTACTCCTTCATCCAGGTGAGGAGTTCACATATGACGGTGGCACTTACACGTATCCCGATATTCGTTTGGTGTGGTGGGCCGGGGGAAATCCCTTCCATCACCATCAAGATCTAGGGCGTCTGACGAATGCTTTTACCCGCCCAGACACGATCATCGTTTCTGATCCTTACTGGACCTCTACAGCACGTCACGCAGATATCGTCCTTCCTTCCACCACTACTTTTGAGCGAGATGACATTGGTGGGGCGCGTTCAGGGGCACGGCTGACTCCGATGCGAGCGCTGGTTTCGCGGTACTGCGAGGCTCGTGATGACTACGACATTTACTCGGCTCTGGCCGAGCGGCTTGAGGTGGGTGAGGTTTTCACTGAGAACCGTGATGCGCAGGAGTGGCTGCGTCACTTGTACGGCATTTTTGAGCAGGATGTCACTCAAGGGCGTATCACGCCACCGGGTATGGAGGTACCGGAGCTGCCATCGTTTGAGGAGTTCTGGGACGGTGAGGGGATTGATCTTCCTCGGCTGGGTCCCATTGTGGCGTTTGAGGATTTTCGGACGGACCCTGTTGAGAATCCGTTGCCTACTCCGTCGGGGCGCATTGAGCTGACGAGCGAAACGATTGCTGCGCTTGAGTTGCCTGATTGCCCGGGGCATCCAACGTGGCTGGCTCCTACAGAGTATTTGGGTGCGAACTATGCCAATACGTTCCCACTGTTGTTGTTGGCTAATCAGCCTGCTGCGCGGCTGCATTCTCAGCTTGATGACGGCGCTACTTCGGTGGCTTCGAAGGTGGCGGGGCGGGAGCCGATTCGGTTGAACCCTGCGGATGCTGCGGCACGGGGTATTGATACCGGAGATGTCGTTTTGGTGAGCAATGATCGTGGTGCTTGTTTGGCGGGGGCGATCTTAAGTGATGCTGTGCGCCAGAACGTTGTGCAGTTGTCGACGGGGGCATGGTTTGACCCGTATGACCCGCAGGTGCATGGGCCAGAGGCTGGCCAGGCTGGGCTACGTGTGGGGACGTGTGTGCACGGTAATCCGAATGTGTTGACTGCTGATGTTGCTACCTCTGGTTTGTCGCAGGGGTGTACTGGTCAGCATGTTTTGGTGGAGGTTGTGCGTTGGGATGGCCCGGTTCCGGAGGTGAGTGTGCATGAGGCTCCGTGTTGA
- the rpsO gene encoding 30S ribosomal protein S15 — protein MSLDAETKKQIMEEYATHEGDTGSPEVQIALLTKRINDLTQHSREHKHDHHSRRGLLLLVGRRKRMLRYLADIDIERYRSLIKRLGLRH, from the coding sequence GTGTCGCTGGACGCCGAAACCAAGAAGCAGATCATGGAAGAGTACGCCACGCACGAGGGTGACACCGGTTCGCCTGAGGTGCAGATCGCGCTCTTGACCAAGCGCATCAATGACCTCACCCAGCACAGCCGTGAGCACAAGCACGACCACCACAGCCGTCGTGGCCTACTCCTTCTGGTTGGTCGCCGCAAGCGCATGCTGCGTTACCTCGCAGACATCGACATCGAGCGCTACCGTTCGCTGATCAAGCGCCTCGGTCTGCGTCACTGA
- a CDS encoding polyribonucleotide nucleotidyltransferase, translating to MEGPEITFAETVIDNGKFGKRTIRFETGRLAKQAAGSVTAYLFEDEMDTGTALLSTTTAGKTPKDQFDFFPLTVDVEERQYAAGKIPGSFFRREGRPGTDAILTCRLIDRPLRPSFVKGLRNEVQVVITVLASHPDYQYDVLAINAASASTQISGLPFSGPVGGVRVSLIDGQWVAFPDFSHAEKSTFDMVVAGRIVGQNADGSDDVAIMMVEAESTEATWQLVKNEGKTAPTEEVVAEGLEAAKVFIAQLCKAQSELAATAAKEVREFPLFLDYQDDVYAAVEAASGEKLRELLSVASKQEREDGIDELKEELKSSLAGTEEEPGEFAGREKEISAAYKAVQKNLVRERILREQVRIDGRGLADIRALSAEVEVLPRVHGSAIFERGETQIMGVTTLNMLRMEQQVDSLSPHTRKRYMHNYNFPPFSTGETGRVGSPKRREIGHGMLAERALVPVLPSREEFPYAIRQVSEALGSNGSTSMGSVCASTLSLLNAGVPLRAPVAGIAMGLVSAEIDGEMKYAALTDILGAEDAFGDMDFKVAGTREFVTAIQLDTKLDGIPASVLGGALKQAREARFHILDVMLEAIDTPDEMSPFAPRVISVQVPVDKIGEVIGPKGKMINQIQEDTGADISIEDDGTVFIGATDGPSAEAARAAVNAIANPQMPEVGERFLGTVVKTTTFGAFISLLPGKDGLLHISEVRKLVGGKRIDVVDDVLAVGQKVQVELKEIDPRGKLSLAVVLTEEQQAAAEAAASEGTSSSSSSEGESDSRPRRRGGRGDNGGRRPRREDDDAPRPRRRRRTHHDDNVESGTNTREAKELVDSAKASEGASNSSEEA from the coding sequence ATGGAGGGTCCAGAAATCACGTTCGCTGAAACCGTCATCGACAACGGAAAATTCGGCAAGCGCACCATCCGGTTCGAAACCGGACGTCTCGCCAAGCAGGCCGCAGGTTCGGTCACTGCTTACCTCTTTGAAGATGAAATGGACACCGGCACCGCCCTGCTGTCCACCACCACCGCGGGCAAGACGCCCAAGGACCAGTTCGACTTCTTCCCGCTGACCGTCGACGTTGAAGAACGCCAGTACGCTGCGGGCAAAATCCCCGGTTCGTTCTTCCGCCGCGAAGGCCGCCCCGGCACCGACGCGATCCTGACCTGCCGCCTCATCGACCGTCCGCTGCGTCCCTCCTTTGTGAAGGGCCTGCGCAATGAGGTTCAGGTTGTCATCACCGTTCTCGCTAGCCACCCGGACTACCAGTACGACGTGCTGGCTATCAACGCGGCATCGGCATCCACGCAAATTTCCGGCCTGCCGTTCTCTGGACCGGTCGGTGGTGTTCGTGTTTCTTTGATCGACGGACAGTGGGTCGCATTCCCTGACTTCTCGCACGCCGAGAAGTCCACCTTCGACATGGTTGTTGCAGGCCGCATCGTTGGTCAGAACGCCGACGGCAGCGACGATGTTGCCATCATGATGGTGGAAGCTGAGTCCACCGAAGCAACATGGCAACTGGTGAAAAACGAAGGCAAAACCGCACCGACCGAAGAGGTTGTTGCTGAAGGCCTCGAAGCCGCCAAGGTGTTCATCGCGCAGCTGTGTAAAGCCCAGTCCGAGCTGGCCGCTACCGCAGCCAAAGAGGTCCGCGAATTCCCGCTGTTCCTTGACTACCAGGACGACGTCTACGCCGCCGTTGAAGCAGCTTCTGGTGAAAAACTCCGCGAGCTGCTCTCAGTAGCGAGCAAGCAGGAGCGCGAAGACGGCATCGATGAGCTGAAAGAAGAACTCAAATCTTCGCTCGCCGGAACTGAAGAAGAACCAGGCGAATTCGCTGGGCGGGAAAAAGAAATTTCCGCCGCCTACAAAGCCGTTCAAAAGAACCTGGTCCGCGAGCGCATTCTGCGCGAGCAGGTACGCATCGATGGTCGTGGCCTGGCCGACATCCGGGCGCTCTCGGCCGAGGTTGAGGTGCTTCCACGAGTTCACGGTTCGGCGATCTTCGAACGCGGTGAAACCCAGATCATGGGCGTGACCACCCTGAACATGCTCCGTATGGAGCAGCAAGTGGACTCGTTGAGCCCGCACACACGCAAGCGGTACATGCACAACTACAACTTCCCGCCGTTCTCCACCGGCGAGACCGGGCGCGTCGGTTCGCCCAAGCGCCGCGAAATCGGTCACGGCATGCTGGCTGAACGTGCACTCGTGCCTGTTCTGCCCAGCCGTGAAGAATTCCCATACGCAATCCGTCAGGTCTCTGAAGCCCTCGGCTCCAACGGCTCGACCTCGATGGGGTCGGTCTGCGCATCGACGCTGTCACTGCTCAACGCCGGTGTGCCGCTGCGCGCCCCGGTTGCCGGTATCGCGATGGGTCTGGTTTCGGCCGAAATCGACGGCGAAATGAAGTACGCGGCCCTGACTGACATCCTTGGTGCCGAAGACGCTTTCGGTGACATGGACTTCAAGGTTGCCGGTACACGCGAATTCGTCACCGCTATCCAGCTGGACACCAAGCTCGACGGCATCCCCGCCTCCGTGCTCGGCGGGGCTTTGAAGCAGGCCCGCGAAGCCCGCTTCCACATCCTCGACGTCATGCTTGAGGCAATCGACACCCCCGACGAGATGAGCCCCTTCGCGCCTCGCGTGATCTCGGTTCAGGTTCCCGTTGACAAGATCGGTGAAGTCATCGGCCCGAAGGGCAAGATGATCAACCAGATCCAGGAAGACACTGGCGCAGACATCTCGATCGAAGATGACGGCACCGTCTTCATTGGCGCGACTGACGGCCCCTCGGCCGAAGCAGCCCGTGCAGCTGTCAACGCGATCGCTAACCCGCAGATGCCAGAGGTTGGCGAGCGTTTCCTCGGCACAGTGGTCAAGACCACCACGTTCGGCGCGTTCATCTCCCTGCTTCCGGGCAAGGACGGCCTCCTGCACATCTCCGAGGTGCGCAAGCTGGTCGGTGGCAAGCGCATTGACGTAGTCGATGATGTTCTCGCAGTGGGTCAGAAAGTGCAGGTCGAGCTTAAAGAAATCGACCCGCGCGGAAAGCTGTCCCTTGCCGTTGTGCTGACCGAAGAGCAGCAGGCCGCAGCCGAAGCCGCAGCTTCCGAAGGAACCAGCTCCAGCTCGAGCTCCGAAGGTGAAAGCGACTCTCGTCCGCGTCGCCGTGGCGGACGAGGCGACAACGGTGGGCGCCGCCCGCGTCGCGAGGACGATGACGCCCCGCGTCCCCGCCGTCGCCGCCGGACACACCACGATGACAACGTCGAATCCGGCACAAACACTCGCGAGGCCAAAGAGCTCGTCGACTCCGCTAAAGCTTCCGAGGGCGCAAGTAACTCCTCAGAAGAAGCCTGA
- a CDS encoding APC family permease yields MTQSTPEDRKHLGMLRLKPVEDILHQQDDESAVAGETGQFVKRLGLKDLIGFGVGMIIGTGIFTLTGIEAKNHAGPAVVLAFLIAGAVSGLAALCYAELAAAVPTAGSAYTYTYATIGEIFAWIIGWDLVLEFALGAAVVSRGWSGYMLHLFPWLPSSLFGEGSVINVGAIVIAIILGMVATIGVRESAWVTNLLVAVKVSICVFIIALGAFFVKAQNWQPFIPPSQPSTADAASGLKQPLSQWVFGFEPAAFGIGGVLTATAVVFFAYSGFESVANMAEESTNPAKDMPRGLIGALVLCMILYMGVSAVITGMVPYDRIDEGAPLAAAFTSVGLGWAGILISIAAICGLTSVILVDIVGMGRIGFAMGRDKLLPAWIGRLHPKYGTPSRMTLLTTAFVVLLGGFVPLAELADMVAIGTLFAFVVVSVAVPVLRRTRPDLKRPFRVPFSPVVPIISVLACLFLMTNLSLETWIRFLVWFGIGVVIYATYSYRHARVGDHNTAS; encoded by the coding sequence ATGACTCAATCAACCCCAGAAGACCGAAAGCATCTCGGCATGCTCCGGTTGAAACCGGTGGAAGACATCCTCCATCAGCAGGACGATGAGTCCGCTGTCGCCGGTGAAACTGGCCAATTCGTCAAACGCCTCGGGTTGAAAGACCTCATCGGTTTCGGCGTAGGCATGATCATCGGCACCGGAATTTTCACGCTCACCGGGATCGAGGCCAAGAACCACGCAGGACCAGCCGTGGTCTTGGCCTTTCTTATTGCCGGAGCAGTGAGCGGGTTGGCTGCGCTGTGCTACGCCGAGCTCGCTGCCGCTGTCCCGACCGCAGGATCGGCATACACCTACACATACGCCACCATCGGTGAGATCTTCGCGTGGATCATCGGGTGGGACCTGGTCCTGGAATTCGCGCTAGGCGCTGCCGTGGTATCACGAGGATGGTCGGGGTACATGCTGCATCTGTTCCCGTGGCTGCCGAGTTCATTATTCGGTGAAGGGTCAGTCATCAACGTTGGGGCTATCGTGATCGCCATCATTCTTGGGATGGTCGCCACGATAGGGGTCCGTGAGAGCGCTTGGGTCACCAATCTGCTTGTGGCAGTAAAAGTTTCCATTTGTGTGTTCATCATTGCGCTCGGAGCTTTCTTCGTGAAAGCGCAGAACTGGCAGCCATTCATTCCACCATCGCAGCCCAGCACCGCCGACGCCGCATCAGGACTGAAGCAGCCTCTTTCGCAGTGGGTGTTCGGTTTTGAGCCAGCAGCGTTCGGGATCGGTGGAGTGCTTACCGCAACGGCAGTGGTTTTCTTCGCCTATTCCGGGTTCGAATCAGTCGCGAACATGGCTGAAGAATCCACCAACCCCGCCAAAGACATGCCACGAGGACTGATCGGCGCGTTAGTGCTGTGCATGATCCTGTACATGGGGGTCTCGGCCGTGATTACCGGGATGGTTCCCTACGACCGTATTGATGAAGGGGCTCCTTTGGCTGCAGCGTTCACCTCTGTTGGACTGGGGTGGGCTGGCATCCTGATCTCTATCGCTGCGATTTGTGGCCTTACTTCGGTGATTTTGGTGGACATCGTAGGGATGGGGCGGATCGGGTTCGCGATGGGCCGGGACAAACTCCTGCCAGCGTGGATTGGTCGGTTGCACCCCAAATACGGCACTCCCTCGCGGATGACGCTTTTGACGACGGCTTTTGTTGTTCTCCTTGGCGGGTTTGTTCCGTTGGCGGAATTGGCTGACATGGTCGCCATCGGAACACTGTTTGCGTTTGTGGTCGTCAGTGTGGCGGTGCCGGTTCTACGGCGAACCCGACCAGACCTGAAACGGCCTTTCCGGGTTCCGTTCTCGCCCGTTGTGCCAATTATTTCGGTGCTGGCATGCCTGTTCTTGATGACCAACCTGTCTTTGGAGACGTGGATCCGGTTCCTGGTGTGGTTTGGGATCGGTGTGGTCATTTATGCGACGTACAGCTACCGGCATGCCCGCGTTGGTGATCACAACACGGCTAGTTGA
- a CDS encoding homocysteine S-methyltransferase family protein, giving the protein MSEQPTLVERLDAGPVICAEGFLFELERRGYLTAGEFVPEVALEHPDALRALHVDFQRAGSDIVEAFTYNGHREKMRVIGKEDLLEPLNRTALQIARSVADAVPGNLMAGNISNSNIWDPADPASQAEVRAMFTEMVGWAVDEGADLIIGETFYYAGEALTALEVAKSSGLPVVLTIAPMASNEMTDGVDIVETARRLEQGGADVVGLNCFRGPETMMPWLRAIRKAVTCHVGALPIPYRTSQEEPTFFNLSDVSASVPSPHGRAFPTALDPLYTNRYEIEAFAKEAFDLGAHYLGVCCGASPMLVRQVAEAVGKYTEASRFSENMSNHFMYGNNDRLPEHIVALGSHA; this is encoded by the coding sequence ATGAGTGAACAGCCCACCCTGGTCGAACGCCTCGACGCAGGCCCCGTGATCTGCGCAGAAGGATTCCTGTTCGAGCTGGAACGCCGCGGATACCTGACCGCAGGCGAATTCGTACCCGAAGTAGCCCTAGAACATCCCGACGCACTACGAGCCCTGCACGTGGACTTCCAACGCGCTGGTTCTGACATCGTCGAGGCCTTCACCTACAACGGCCACCGCGAAAAAATGCGCGTCATCGGTAAAGAGGACCTACTCGAACCGCTGAATCGCACCGCACTACAAATCGCCCGCAGCGTCGCCGACGCCGTCCCAGGCAACCTCATGGCCGGCAACATCAGCAACAGCAACATCTGGGACCCCGCAGACCCCGCATCTCAAGCCGAGGTACGGGCCATGTTCACTGAAATGGTGGGCTGGGCCGTCGACGAAGGCGCCGACCTAATCATCGGTGAAACGTTCTACTACGCAGGCGAAGCACTCACCGCCCTCGAAGTAGCAAAAAGCAGCGGCCTGCCCGTCGTGTTGACCATCGCCCCGATGGCCTCCAACGAAATGACCGACGGCGTCGACATTGTCGAAACAGCCCGTCGCCTGGAACAAGGTGGCGCAGACGTGGTGGGGCTGAACTGCTTCCGCGGACCAGAAACGATGATGCCCTGGCTGCGCGCCATCCGTAAGGCAGTGACATGCCACGTAGGGGCGCTACCTATCCCCTACCGCACCTCCCAAGAAGAACCCACCTTCTTCAACCTCTCCGATGTCTCTGCCAGCGTTCCTTCGCCGCACGGACGTGCTTTCCCCACCGCCCTCGACCCGCTCTACACCAACCGGTACGAGATCGAGGCGTTCGCTAAGGAAGCATTCGACCTCGGCGCCCACTACCTCGGCGTGTGCTGCGGCGCGAGCCCGATGCTGGTGCGTCAGGTAGCTGAAGCCGTTGGCAAGTACACCGAGGCCAGCCGTTTCTCTGAGAACATGAGCAACCACTTCATGTACGGAAACAACGACCGGCTTCCCGAGCACATCGTCGCGTTGGGCTCGCACGCCTGA
- a CDS encoding ATP-binding protein — translation MHHPPYPFAAIVGQDEMRLALLLAVISPALSGVLIRGEKGTAKSTAVRALAELLPTHPEVDGSPFHLSPEEYHDLREHLEPDLGDTPPIKNVRVPVIELPIGATEDRVTGTLNLEHALKDGTRHLDPGLLAAAHRGILYVDEVNLLDDHLVDLLLDSAAMGVNTVEREGVSLSHPARFTLIGTMNPEEGELRPQFLDRFGLCVTINGSTSIAERIQIVERRLAYEDDPAGFVCRWEEESHRLSRRIAGAMHRVKDVTVPREHLYTVARTCMEAGVDGHRADIMMLRAAKALAAWHGRGTINENDLDEAAHLVLPHRMRRRPLEAIGEVPTTTTRHF, via the coding sequence ATGCACCACCCCCCATATCCCTTCGCCGCCATCGTCGGACAAGACGAAATGCGCCTAGCCCTCCTCCTAGCTGTCATCTCTCCCGCACTATCAGGCGTCCTCATCCGCGGCGAAAAAGGCACCGCCAAATCCACCGCCGTACGCGCCCTCGCCGAACTACTCCCCACCCACCCCGAAGTCGACGGCTCCCCCTTCCACCTCTCCCCCGAGGAATACCACGACCTACGCGAACACCTCGAACCCGACCTAGGCGACACACCCCCCATCAAAAACGTCCGCGTACCCGTCATCGAACTACCCATCGGCGCCACCGAAGACCGCGTCACCGGCACCCTCAACCTCGAACACGCCCTCAAAGACGGCACCCGCCACCTCGACCCAGGCCTACTCGCCGCCGCCCACCGCGGCATCCTCTACGTCGACGAAGTCAACCTCCTCGACGACCACCTCGTCGACCTACTCCTGGACTCAGCCGCCATGGGTGTCAACACCGTCGAACGCGAAGGCGTGAGCCTGTCCCACCCCGCACGATTCACCCTCATCGGCACCATGAACCCCGAAGAAGGAGAACTGCGTCCACAATTCCTCGACCGCTTCGGACTATGCGTCACCATCAACGGATCAACATCCATCGCCGAACGCATCCAAATCGTCGAACGACGCCTAGCCTACGAAGACGACCCTGCAGGCTTCGTCTGCCGCTGGGAAGAAGAATCACACCGCCTCTCCCGACGCATCGCCGGCGCAATGCACCGCGTCAAAGACGTTACCGTCCCCCGCGAACACCTTTACACCGTGGCCCGAACCTGCATGGAAGCAGGTGTTGACGGACACCGCGCCGACATCATGATGCTCCGCGCAGCCAAAGCACTCGCAGCCTGGCACGGACGCGGAACCATCAACGAAAACGACCTCGACGAAGCAGCCCATCTCGTACTCCCCCACCGCATGCGCCGCCGCCCACTCGAAGCGATCGGCGAGGTCCCTACGACCACCACTAGACACTTCTAA